One Oncorhynchus keta strain PuntledgeMale-10-30-2019 chromosome 23, Oket_V2, whole genome shotgun sequence DNA segment encodes these proteins:
- the LOC118402450 gene encoding polycomb complex protein BMI-1-B-like, which yields MHRTTKIKITELNPHLMCVLCGGYFIDATTIVECLHSFCKMCIVCYLETSKFCPICDVQIHKTKPLLNIRSDKTLQDIVYRLVPGLFKDEMKRRRDFYVAHPSLDAGNGSNEERGEVADEEKRIIADDEIISLSIEFFHQSKLGKEDGEVKDMKTEMIDKRYLQCPAAMTIMHLRKFLRSKMDIPCTFQIEVMYEDEPLTDYYTLMDIAHIYTWRRNGPLPLKYRVRTGCKKMKMSSPRNGVKTTHNAGGVCYDSGTGGDKHLNNDPEAPSTSSSSLPSPSHRIVHSSSSSSSSSLPHFPHLSSIGTKADPKQLSQTFTPT from the exons ATGCACAGAACAACAAAAATCAAGATTACTGAGCTGAATCCACATTTGATGTGTGTCTTGTGCGGTGGATATTTTATCGACGCAACCACCATTGTGGAGTGTTTACACTCAT TCTGTAAAATGTGCATTGTTTGTTATCTGGAGACCAGCAAATTCTGTCCAATTTGTGATGTCCAGATTCACAAAACGAAACCCCTTTTGAATATTAG gtCTGACAAGACCCTTCAAGACATTGTTTACAGGTTGGTACCTGGGCTTTTCAAAG ATGAAATGAAACGAAGGAGGGATTTCTATGTTGCACATCCTTCTCTTGATG ctggaaatggaTCAAATGAAGAGCGAGGGGAGGTGGCAGATGAAGAAAAGAGAATAATAGCCGACGATGAGATTATAAGCCTATCCATCGAATTTTTTCATCAGAGCAA GCTGGGAAAGGAGGATGGTGAAGTCAAGGATATGAAGACAGAG ATGATTGACAAGCGATACTTGCAATGTCCAGCAGCCATGACCATAATGCATCTGAGGAAATTCCTTCGAAGTAAAATGGATATTCCATGCACCTTTCAG ATAGAAGTTATGTACGAAGACGAACCATTGACGGATTACTACACATTAATGGACATTGCACACATCTACACCTGGAGAAGG AACGGTCCCTTGCCATTGAAATACCGGGTACGAACAGGCTGCAAGAAGATGAAGATGAGCAGCCCAAGAAACGGGGTCAAAACCACACACAATGCTGGAGGAGTATGCTATGACTCTGGGACTGGGGGTGACAAGCATCTGAACAATGACCCCGAAGCtccctccacctcatcctcctctctgcccAGTCCGAGCCACAGAATTGTccactcatcatcatcatcatcatcgtcatcgctTCCCCACTTCCCCCACCTCTCCAGCATTGGCACAAAAGCGGATCCAAAGCAACTTTCCCAGACATTCACGCCAACATAG